Proteins from a genomic interval of Bacillota bacterium:
- a CDS encoding flagellar hook protein FlgE, with the protein MMRSMFSAVSGLKTHQIRMDAIGNNIANVNTIGFKAGRVTFQEMFSQTMRGASAPDADKGGTNPQQVGLGVALGSIDTIHGQGNRQSTAKVTDLAIQGSGFFVVDDGGTKYYTRAGAFDLDSQGNLVDPGGRLVQGWMATNGVFGSKDTATLSSIAIPVGQAIQATPTTNVTWGHNLDASAVAGFTRTTSVDALDSLGRSHSITMEFQKTAVPNEWAWTATGPAGISGNTGTITFNPDGTFNAMTGGPVQFSPAGANPVSITWDFSRVTQNAGESSMEFIERDGSPMGTLGRITIDASGVITGTYSNGRTQAIAQVSIGNFANPGGLLRVGDNLYEESNNSGPVQIGEAGTGGRGDIFPSALEMSNVDLAEEFTSMIVTQRGFQANSRVITASDELLQDLVNLKR; encoded by the coding sequence ATGATGCGTTCGATGTTCTCGGCCGTTTCGGGCCTGAAGACCCACCAGATAAGGATGGACGCCATCGGCAACAACATCGCCAACGTCAACACGATCGGCTTCAAAGCCGGCCGCGTGACCTTTCAGGAGATGTTCAGCCAGACAATGAGGGGCGCGTCGGCGCCCGACGCTGACAAGGGCGGCACCAACCCGCAGCAAGTGGGGCTCGGTGTAGCACTGGGAAGCATCGACACGATCCATGGCCAGGGCAACCGGCAATCGACCGCCAAGGTCACCGACCTCGCGATCCAGGGCAGTGGGTTTTTTGTAGTCGATGACGGTGGCACGAAGTACTACACCCGCGCCGGCGCGTTCGACCTCGACAGCCAGGGCAACCTGGTTGACCCCGGCGGGAGGCTGGTCCAGGGCTGGATGGCCACGAACGGCGTGTTCGGGTCGAAGGACACCGCGACCCTGTCGAGCATAGCGATTCCGGTTGGGCAGGCCATCCAGGCGACGCCTACTACGAACGTGACCTGGGGTCACAACCTGGACGCAAGCGCCGTCGCTGGCTTCACCCGGACGACGTCGGTGGACGCACTCGACTCACTCGGCCGGTCCCACTCCATAACCATGGAGTTCCAGAAGACGGCGGTCCCAAACGAGTGGGCGTGGACCGCAACCGGACCGGCCGGCATCTCGGGCAACACGGGGACGATCACGTTTAACCCCGACGGGACGTTTAACGCAATGACCGGTGGCCCGGTGCAGTTCAGCCCGGCAGGAGCCAACCCGGTCAGCATTACGTGGGACTTCAGCCGTGTCACACAGAACGCCGGCGAGTCCTCTATGGAGTTCATCGAAAGGGACGGGAGCCCGATGGGCACCCTCGGGAGGATCACGATAGATGCGTCCGGCGTAATCACCGGGACGTACTCAAACGGCCGTACGCAGGCGATAGCGCAGGTATCCATCGGGAACTTCGCGAACCCGGGTGGCCTCCTGAGAGTCGGTGACAACCTGTACGAGGAGTCGAACAACTCCGGTCCGGTACAGATAGGTGAGGCGGGCACCGGCGGCCGCGGGGACATATTCCCGAGCGCGCTGGAGATGTCCAACGTGGACCTGGCGGAGGAGTTCACCAGCATGATCGTTACCCAGAGAGGCTTCCAGGCCAACTCGAGGGTAATCACGGCCTCCGACGAGCTACTGCAGGACCTGGTTAATCTGAAGAGGTAA
- the fliR gene encoding flagellar type III secretion system protein FliR, which yields MDVDTVIERFPALLLIFVRFSGLMATMPVFSSRYIPVRIRVMVAGFLAVFALPSVTPVEVPGSLVGLALFAVNELAVGMAVGYAASVVLSAIQLAGQLIDTELGFGMVNVIDPQYGLPAPLFGNFYYLIALMLLLAVGGERATIAALVRSFKEIPIGAIVSPPEPGFVVDLVAGVFTTALKISAPLLGALFLVTLALGIVARTVPQMNVFIVGLPVKLVAGLIVLVAGFPVYLGLVDDIVSDMVRAAEGAARLLAR from the coding sequence TTGGACGTCGACACTGTCATAGAGAGATTCCCGGCGTTATTGCTGATATTCGTAAGGTTCTCGGGGCTCATGGCCACCATGCCTGTGTTCTCGTCCAGGTACATACCTGTCAGGATCAGGGTCATGGTTGCTGGTTTCCTGGCGGTGTTTGCATTGCCGTCGGTAACGCCGGTCGAGGTGCCCGGCAGCCTCGTCGGTCTGGCGCTGTTCGCCGTGAACGAGCTGGCGGTCGGGATGGCCGTGGGATATGCGGCTTCGGTCGTGCTGTCGGCTATCCAGCTCGCGGGGCAGTTGATTGACACGGAGCTCGGTTTCGGGATGGTGAACGTGATCGACCCGCAGTACGGGCTGCCGGCGCCCCTTTTCGGCAACTTCTACTATCTTATAGCTCTCATGCTTCTGCTTGCGGTTGGTGGGGAAAGGGCGACGATAGCGGCTCTTGTGAGGAGCTTCAAGGAGATCCCGATAGGGGCGATCGTGTCCCCTCCGGAGCCCGGGTTCGTGGTCGACCTGGTCGCCGGCGTGTTCACAACGGCGCTCAAGATCTCCGCGCCGCTCCTGGGGGCGCTGTTCCTGGTGACCCTTGCGCTGGGCATCGTGGCCAGGACGGTACCGCAAATGAACGTGTTCATAGTCGGGCTTCCCGTCAAACTGGTGGCGGGGCTCATAGTCCTCGTGGCGGGTTTCCCGGTCTATCTTGGACTCGTCGATGACATCGTGAGCGACATGGTCCGGGCGGCGGAGGGAGCCGCGCGGCTCCTGGCGCGGTAG
- a CDS encoding flagellar motor protein MotB has product MARRQKGSPSGSAPATWITTYGDMMSLLLTFFILLFALSTINEAKFRLARASLAAAFGGIFTENTTVVGEATPPTQQQLEAALQELERQDFAQFEDVRQAVQNYVAREGLATQIEVSEDSRGLIIRFADSVLFDLGKADLRPDARSILDKVIAVIKPLPNHIRVEGHTDDLKINTERFPSNWELSAGRSSAVARYFIDRHGMPPTRLSIAGYGEYRPIAPNDSESNRRRNRRVDIVILRLSTGRNEPKAGGAW; this is encoded by the coding sequence ATGGCCAGGCGGCAGAAAGGTAGTCCGTCAGGATCGGCGCCGGCGACCTGGATCACGACATACGGTGATATGATGTCGCTGCTCCTGACCTTCTTTATCCTGTTGTTCGCGCTCTCGACCATAAACGAAGCCAAGTTCAGGCTGGCCAGGGCATCGCTGGCGGCGGCGTTCGGCGGCATATTCACCGAAAACACCACGGTGGTGGGCGAGGCGACGCCACCGACGCAACAGCAGCTGGAAGCCGCCCTGCAGGAGTTGGAGAGACAGGACTTCGCGCAGTTTGAGGACGTACGCCAGGCTGTGCAGAATTACGTGGCCAGGGAAGGACTCGCCACGCAGATAGAGGTGTCGGAGGACTCGCGCGGTCTGATAATCCGGTTTGCCGATTCGGTGCTGTTCGACCTGGGTAAGGCCGACCTCAGGCCGGACGCAAGGTCGATACTCGACAAGGTGATTGCGGTCATAAAACCGCTCCCTAATCACATCAGGGTCGAGGGGCACACCGACGACCTGAAGATCAACACCGAGAGGTTCCCGTCGAACTGGGAGCTCTCGGCGGGGCGCTCGAGCGCCGTGGCGCGGTATTTCATTGATAGGCACGGAATGCCGCCCACGCGGCTGTCAATTGCCGGCTACGGAGAGTACCGGCCGATCGCACCCAATGACAGCGAATCTAACAGGCGGAGAAACCGTCGCGTCGACATAGTTATCCTGAGGCTCAGTACGGGACGAAACGAGCCGAAAGCCGGGGGGGCCTGGTAA
- the fliN gene encoding flagellar motor switch protein FliN, with protein sequence MGGVIKGTGMPGDRELKALGEMMGRVLSATTDALGTLLGRKVSFEAGGATVVKQGPVLDKQGERVLAAIALNGEAEGNAVLSCAAASAVVLIDLMMGGDGSGADQALKPEEIDALGELVNQATGAAMTGLGALYGIQCKHSVQRVFTVAPDSVDAFNQRLDYPVINLSWTMQIGESLAVEFDQIVERRLITALLDALNEKGDARDAKPAAPKAAPAVALEQAPAAGVSDAALLISRQSGISGDGNGAGAQTGPVPVRMHQFPELEGAGVSQEPRKIDMLLDVPLNLTVELGRTRRLVKDILQLGPGSVIELDKLAGEAVDVLVNGRLLAKAEVVVIDENFGVRITEIVGRTDRLKDLRQ encoded by the coding sequence ATGGGCGGCGTCATAAAGGGGACGGGTATGCCGGGAGACCGGGAACTCAAGGCGCTGGGGGAAATGATGGGGCGGGTACTTTCCGCAACCACGGACGCCCTCGGCACGCTGTTGGGCAGGAAGGTGTCCTTCGAGGCGGGCGGCGCCACCGTGGTTAAACAGGGGCCGGTGCTCGACAAGCAGGGAGAGCGGGTACTGGCGGCCATAGCCCTGAACGGAGAGGCGGAAGGGAACGCAGTTCTCAGTTGCGCCGCCGCATCCGCTGTCGTGCTAATCGACCTCATGATGGGGGGAGACGGATCCGGGGCGGACCAGGCGTTGAAGCCTGAGGAGATCGACGCGCTGGGGGAACTCGTGAACCAGGCAACCGGCGCGGCGATGACCGGGCTGGGCGCCCTGTACGGAATCCAGTGCAAGCACTCCGTCCAGAGGGTTTTCACCGTCGCGCCGGATTCGGTCGACGCGTTCAACCAGAGGCTCGATTACCCTGTCATAAATCTCTCCTGGACTATGCAGATCGGCGAGAGCCTGGCGGTGGAGTTCGATCAGATCGTGGAAAGGCGGCTCATCACGGCCCTGCTTGACGCGCTCAACGAGAAAGGTGATGCGCGGGATGCGAAGCCCGCGGCGCCCAAGGCGGCTCCTGCGGTAGCGCTGGAGCAGGCGCCTGCCGCAGGGGTTTCCGACGCGGCCCTCCTGATTTCGAGGCAGTCCGGGATCTCGGGAGATGGCAATGGCGCAGGGGCGCAGACCGGTCCGGTGCCGGTTCGGATGCACCAGTTCCCCGAGCTCGAGGGAGCGGGGGTCTCACAGGAGCCTCGAAAGATAGACATGCTGCTGGACGTACCCCTGAACCTCACCGTGGAACTCGGGCGGACGAGGAGACTCGTGAAAGACATCCTCCAGCTGGGGCCGGGGTCTGTTATAGAACTGGACAAGCTCGCGGGTGAGGCTGTCGATGTGCTGGTCAACGGCAGGCTGCTTGCGAAGGCCGAAGTTGTGGTGATAGACGAAAATTTCGGGGTCAGGATCACGGAGATCGTCGGCCGGACCGATCGGCTCAAGGACCTCAGGCAATAG
- the fliP gene encoding flagellar type III secretion system pore protein FliP (The bacterial flagellar biogenesis protein FliP forms a type III secretion system (T3SS)-type pore required for flagellar assembly.) → MSRRGRTLVVLAVVIASVLVVSRGAGAAPQIPIPKISIDVGTADKPQEVSGALKILLLLTVLSLAPAILILMTSFTRIMVVLSFVRNALATQQMPPNQVLIGLALFLTFFVMSPVWNQVNDNALQPYLAGEIAQDRAMELALKPVREFMLKQTREKDLELFIGLGGFPRPNTPDDVPTYAIVPAFCLSELKTAFQIGFMVFVPFLVIDMVVAATLMSMGMLMLPPMMISLPFKILLFVLVDGWHLITKSLLLSFK, encoded by the coding sequence ATGAGTCGTCGTGGCCGGACCCTCGTGGTCCTCGCAGTTGTCATCGCATCGGTGTTGGTGGTGAGCCGTGGCGCCGGAGCCGCGCCTCAGATTCCCATCCCGAAGATAAGCATTGACGTCGGGACTGCGGACAAGCCGCAGGAAGTCTCGGGCGCGCTGAAGATCCTCCTGCTGCTCACTGTGCTGTCGCTGGCGCCGGCGATCCTGATCCTGATGACCTCGTTCACGAGGATCATGGTGGTGCTGTCGTTCGTGAGGAACGCTCTCGCGACCCAACAGATGCCACCGAACCAGGTGCTTATCGGGCTTGCGCTTTTCTTGACGTTTTTCGTGATGTCGCCCGTCTGGAACCAGGTAAACGATAACGCGCTGCAGCCTTACCTGGCCGGTGAGATCGCCCAGGACCGCGCGATGGAGCTCGCGCTGAAACCGGTTCGCGAGTTCATGCTCAAGCAGACCCGGGAGAAGGACCTGGAGCTGTTCATCGGCCTCGGGGGGTTCCCGAGGCCGAATACGCCGGACGACGTGCCGACTTACGCCATCGTCCCCGCGTTCTGCCTGAGCGAACTGAAGACGGCCTTCCAGATAGGGTTCATGGTATTCGTCCCGTTCCTGGTCATCGACATGGTAGTGGCGGCGACGCTCATGTCCATGGGCATGTTGATGCTGCCGCCGATGATGATATCGCTTCCCTTCAAGATACTCCTCTTCGTGCTCGTGGACGGCTGGCACCTGATTACGAAGTCGCTGCTGCTGAGCTTCAAGTGA
- a CDS encoding flagellar basal body-associated FliL family protein, producing MKKFLPRVISVVVATLLITGVSAGTAYIITRRPLVIREAKSAKKGMFSAGEFTTNLAPNEAKTKYIKVRIELEVADEKSLEAMAAQQAVIRDQILGVLRSKTFHDVTGDEGMQALGRAIVVQLNNVLKGTQVTGVYFTEFVVQ from the coding sequence GTGAAGAAGTTCCTTCCCAGGGTGATCAGTGTTGTGGTGGCCACATTGCTGATTACGGGTGTGTCCGCGGGCACGGCCTACATAATCACCAGGAGACCGCTGGTCATAAGGGAGGCCAAGAGCGCAAAGAAGGGTATGTTCTCGGCCGGCGAGTTCACGACCAACCTTGCGCCGAACGAAGCCAAGACGAAGTACATCAAGGTCAGGATCGAGCTCGAGGTCGCGGATGAGAAGAGCCTCGAGGCTATGGCTGCTCAACAGGCGGTCATAAGGGACCAGATACTCGGCGTGCTGCGGTCGAAGACATTCCACGACGTGACGGGCGACGAAGGTATGCAGGCCCTCGGCCGCGCGATCGTGGTACAGCTGAACAACGTGCTGAAAGGTACGCAGGTAACAGGGGTTTATTTCACCGAGTTCGTCGTGCAGTAA
- a CDS encoding flagellar FlbD family protein → MVKVRRLNGEEIVISADMIEAMEATPDTVITLTNGKRFVVKDSVDDVIRKVVEYKRGIFGFPWGCPPSSPGCGSFGG, encoded by the coding sequence ATGGTCAAGGTTCGCCGGCTGAACGGTGAGGAGATTGTCATAAGTGCCGACATGATCGAGGCCATGGAGGCCACCCCGGATACGGTCATAACACTGACCAACGGCAAGCGGTTCGTCGTGAAGGACAGCGTGGACGATGTGATCCGGAAGGTCGTCGAGTACAAGAGGGGCATCTTCGGGTTCCCCTGGGGGTGCCCCCCTTCCTCCCCTGGCTGCGGATCGTTTGGGGGGTAA
- the fliQ gene encoding flagellar biosynthesis protein FliQ: MTQEFVISMGRESLGIVLLLCGPLVGLALVVGILVSLFQATTQIHEQTLTFAPKMVAVFAGLLIFGPWMLTTAVEYTVRLLSAIPANVR; this comes from the coding sequence ATGACTCAGGAATTCGTTATTTCCATGGGGCGCGAAAGCCTCGGGATCGTGCTCCTGTTGTGTGGCCCGCTGGTCGGACTGGCCCTCGTGGTCGGGATACTCGTTTCATTGTTCCAGGCGACAACGCAGATACACGAGCAGACGCTGACCTTCGCGCCGAAGATGGTGGCAGTGTTCGCGGGCCTGTTGATATTCGGCCCGTGGATGCTGACGACCGCCGTGGAGTACACGGTGCGCCTCCTGAGCGCGATACCGGCGAACGTCAGGTAG
- the fliM gene encoding flagellar motor switch protein FliM encodes MEMLSQAEVDQLISQLATGVPAKTGGRSKQDEPSVGSVRIYDFRRPDKFSKDQLRTIQMIHDGLSRQLTGFLASKTRTVVQLFITSVDQMTYMEFLRGVSNPGIIGVINMTPLNGRALLEITPNVGFPMIDRLLGGPGHAMSKARSLTEIELTVIDGIIRGFVGALMESWKNIIEIEPSLEGIETNPLFVQVIAPNEVVVVVSMETRIGDCAGAMNLCLPYLCIEPVLPRLSAHQWFSSAQRSGQKETESITTGLSEVSLNITAELGDAEITVEDLLSLEPGDVVELRQRISQCLKVIVDGRYKLAGRAVRSGKKIAVVISKAVGE; translated from the coding sequence ATGGAGATGTTGAGCCAGGCGGAAGTCGATCAGCTCATATCACAACTGGCGACAGGCGTTCCCGCGAAGACCGGTGGGCGGTCGAAGCAGGATGAACCCAGCGTGGGTAGTGTGAGGATATACGACTTCCGGAGACCCGACAAGTTCTCCAAGGACCAGCTGAGGACGATTCAGATGATCCACGACGGCCTGTCGAGGCAGCTGACCGGATTTCTGGCCAGCAAGACCAGGACGGTCGTGCAGCTATTCATAACGTCCGTGGACCAGATGACGTACATGGAATTCCTCAGGGGGGTTTCAAACCCCGGCATAATCGGCGTGATCAACATGACGCCGCTCAACGGGAGGGCCCTTCTCGAGATAACCCCCAACGTCGGGTTTCCAATGATAGACCGGCTGCTGGGTGGTCCGGGGCACGCCATGAGCAAGGCGCGTTCGCTGACGGAGATAGAGCTGACTGTCATCGACGGTATAATACGCGGTTTTGTCGGTGCCCTCATGGAATCGTGGAAGAACATCATTGAGATCGAACCCTCGCTCGAAGGGATAGAGACCAACCCGTTGTTCGTGCAGGTCATCGCACCCAACGAGGTAGTGGTCGTGGTTTCAATGGAGACACGCATCGGCGATTGTGCGGGCGCAATGAACCTGTGCCTCCCGTACCTCTGCATTGAGCCCGTACTCCCGAGGCTGTCCGCCCACCAGTGGTTCTCGAGCGCGCAGCGTAGCGGGCAAAAGGAGACGGAGAGCATAACCACCGGCCTCAGCGAGGTGTCGCTCAACATCACCGCGGAGCTCGGGGATGCGGAGATTACTGTGGAAGACCTGCTCAGCCTGGAGCCCGGCGACGTCGTGGAGCTACGCCAGAGGATCAGCCAGTGCCTCAAGGTTATCGTAGACGGCCGGTACAAGCTGGCCGGCAGGGCGGTCAGGTCCGGGAAGAAAATCGCGGTTGTCATCAGTAAGGCTGTGGGGGAGTGA
- a CDS encoding flagellar motor protein, translating into MDVGTLVGLGLGFTFIILGIVQGGNLAGFWDFPSIMITCGGCLASTVVAYPLLQLSAVTKVLRKAFMTKNDDPSSIIDFLVQFAEKARREGLLSLEEDADQLEDDFLKKGIQLVVDGTDPELVRTMLETELAFLEERHKQGQAMFETMGSMAPAYGMIGTLIGLIQMLRTLDDPKKIGPGMAVAIVTTFYGAVLSNLVFMPIANRLKVRTAEEILLKEVMIEGILSIQSGDNPRIVEEKLKSFLAPNLRKSTRGRIGEVAENGQAAER; encoded by the coding sequence ATGGACGTCGGGACGCTAGTAGGGCTCGGACTGGGATTCACGTTCATAATCCTAGGGATTGTGCAGGGAGGGAACCTGGCCGGTTTCTGGGACTTCCCGTCGATAATGATCACTTGCGGGGGGTGCCTCGCCTCCACGGTCGTTGCGTACCCGCTGTTACAGCTGTCCGCGGTTACGAAGGTCCTGCGCAAGGCGTTCATGACGAAGAATGACGATCCGTCCAGCATAATAGATTTCCTGGTCCAGTTCGCCGAGAAGGCGAGGCGGGAGGGGCTCCTCTCGCTGGAAGAGGACGCCGATCAGCTGGAGGACGACTTTCTTAAGAAGGGTATCCAGCTCGTGGTCGACGGGACTGACCCCGAGCTTGTGCGGACGATGCTTGAGACGGAGCTTGCGTTCCTCGAGGAGAGGCACAAGCAAGGCCAGGCGATGTTCGAGACGATGGGCAGCATGGCGCCCGCGTACGGCATGATCGGCACGCTCATCGGACTCATCCAGATGTTGCGCACACTGGATGACCCGAAGAAAATAGGCCCGGGTATGGCGGTGGCCATCGTTACCACGTTCTACGGAGCCGTGCTGTCCAATCTCGTGTTCATGCCAATCGCGAACCGGCTCAAGGTCAGGACCGCCGAGGAGATCCTCCTCAAGGAGGTTATGATCGAGGGCATTCTCTCGATCCAGTCCGGCGACAACCCCAGGATCGTGGAGGAGAAGCTCAAGTCATTCCTCGCGCCCAATCTCAGGAAGTCCACCAGGGGCCGGATAGGGGAGGTGGCCGAGAATGGCCAGGCGGCAGAAAGGTAG
- the flhB gene encoding flagellar biosynthesis protein FlhB produces the protein MFNLQVFAEEKREAPTPRRRLLARQRGQVFRSADLVSAVGLVAGVTAMRIWVPYSTHEIAAFAKRLWGNAPAADVGISGLADLGLASLWLVAKTLAVVIGAVLIAGVAASSIQTGAVFTAEPLAPKLDRLNPITGFQRIFSKRAAVEALKSLLKVMIVGWIAFGSVKGEWERLGALSMIHPIEAVARVGDMSVGLFNRAGLGLLIIGMLDMGYQWWEHEMSLKMTRQELKEELKETEGRPEVKARIRQIQRQMAMRRMMQDVKKADVVVTNPTHYAVALRYEAHRMVAPLVLAKGADLLAQRIRSEAEKHGVTIVRNQPLAQALYRMVDIGKAIPPELYQGVAEVLAFVYRLKSRAVHE, from the coding sequence TTGTTCAACCTCCAGGTGTTTGCTGAGGAGAAAAGGGAGGCCCCCACACCGCGGCGCAGGCTGCTGGCGCGGCAGAGGGGTCAGGTGTTCCGCTCCGCGGACCTCGTCTCCGCCGTGGGGCTCGTCGCCGGGGTCACGGCCATGCGGATCTGGGTTCCCTACTCGACGCACGAGATCGCCGCCTTCGCGAAGCGCCTGTGGGGGAACGCCCCCGCTGCGGATGTTGGGATAAGTGGACTCGCGGACCTCGGACTGGCGTCACTCTGGCTGGTGGCGAAAACCCTGGCCGTGGTGATCGGCGCCGTCCTTATCGCAGGGGTCGCGGCGAGTTCCATTCAGACGGGCGCCGTGTTCACGGCTGAACCGCTCGCTCCGAAGCTGGACAGGTTGAACCCGATCACCGGATTCCAGAGGATATTCTCGAAAAGGGCGGCCGTCGAGGCCCTGAAGTCGCTGCTCAAGGTCATGATCGTGGGGTGGATAGCTTTCGGGTCGGTGAAGGGCGAATGGGAGCGCCTCGGGGCGCTGTCGATGATACATCCCATTGAGGCGGTGGCAAGGGTCGGGGACATGTCGGTGGGGCTTTTCAACAGAGCGGGCCTCGGCCTGCTAATCATAGGTATGCTGGACATGGGGTACCAGTGGTGGGAGCACGAGATGAGCCTCAAGATGACCAGGCAGGAACTCAAAGAGGAATTGAAAGAGACCGAAGGCAGGCCGGAGGTCAAAGCGAGGATCCGCCAGATCCAGCGGCAGATGGCTATGCGCCGCATGATGCAGGATGTCAAGAAGGCGGACGTCGTGGTTACCAACCCGACGCACTACGCGGTAGCCCTCAGGTACGAGGCTCACCGAATGGTCGCGCCGCTGGTGCTGGCCAAGGGGGCGGACCTGCTGGCTCAGAGGATCAGGAGCGAGGCGGAGAAACACGGGGTAACCATCGTGAGGAACCAGCCGCTGGCTCAGGCGCTGTACAGGATGGTGGACATCGGCAAGGCCATACCGCCGGAGCTTTACCAGGGTGT
- the fliO gene encoding flagellar biosynthetic protein FliO — protein MFQVIQALFFLALVAGLAYLASRLMGAGVVRMAQGRRIRLIEVVSLGARRHACIVSVGGRAFLLGVTEQCVSKIAEFAGDEAEALWAAESLEDGYSAGSPDFLSKLGSILKRPGEGRKG, from the coding sequence ATGTTCCAGGTAATCCAGGCTTTGTTCTTCCTGGCACTGGTCGCGGGACTTGCGTATCTTGCCTCGAGGCTCATGGGGGCCGGCGTCGTTCGCATGGCTCAGGGGCGAAGAATCCGGCTGATCGAAGTCGTCAGCCTGGGGGCGAGGAGGCACGCCTGCATAGTCTCGGTTGGCGGGCGGGCGTTCCTGCTGGGCGTGACCGAGCAGTGCGTTTCGAAAATCGCCGAGTTCGCCGGCGATGAGGCGGAGGCTCTGTGGGCGGCCGAGTCGCTCGAGGATGGATACTCCGCGGGTTCGCCCGATTTCCTCTCGAAGCTGGGCTCGATTTTGAAGAGGCCGGGGGAGGGCCGCAAGGGATGA